Proteins from a single region of Arctopsyche grandis isolate Sample6627 chromosome 1, ASM5162203v2, whole genome shotgun sequence:
- the S6k gene encoding ribosomal protein S6 kinase isoform X1 has product MAGVFELDLHDVDHQQCDDSDDDDVIEVDEVDFESEYVNTFADLEGSETIQLSDVNQGPTILGPTDFELRKVLGKGGYGKVFQVRKTSGNDHGAHFAMKVLRKASIVRNQKDTAHTRAERNILEAVKHPFIVELVYAFQTEGKLYLILEYLSGGELFMHLEREGIFLEDTTCFYLSEIILALEHLHSLGIIYRDLKPENVLLDAQGHVKLTDFGLCKEHIQAGIVTHTFCGTIEYMAPEILTRRGHGKAVDWWSLGALMFDMLTGQPPFTGANRKKTIEKILSAKLTLPVYLTVEAQDLIRRLMKRQVKHRLGGGLDDAEPIRSHPFFKQVCWEDVFARRLKPPIEPKLSSEDDVSQFDTRFTKQTPIDSPDESTLSESANLAFQGFTYVAPSILEEMDKPLIISAKNIPLRPFAPHLRHEQLHYLSPRLPTAFGHHVPHMPVSHHLAHIPPLQPQPTQPHMINDEMMDIQGGSIL; this is encoded by the exons ATGGCCGGAGTGTTCGAGCTGGACCTTCACGACGTGGACCACCAGCAGTGCGACGACTCGGACGACGATGACGTCATCGAGGTCGACGAG GTTGACTTTGAGTCGGAATATGTCAACACTTTTGCCGA tCTGGAGGGATCGGAGACCATTCAGTTGTCCGATGTTAACCAGGGGCCGACCATTTTGGGGCCGACCGATTTTGAACTGAGGAAAGTCCTCGGCAAGGGTGGTTACGGAAAGGTGTTCCAAGTTAGGAAGACCTCCGGAAACGACCATGGCGCACACTTTGCTATGAAAGTGCTGCGTAAAGCGTCGATAGTTAGGAATCAAAAAGATACTGCACACACTAGAGCGGAAAGAAATATATTAGAAGCTGTTAAG caTCCTTTTATAGTAGAATTAGTATATGCTTTCCAAACTGAGGGAAAACTTTACCTAATATTAGAATATTTAAGCGGTGGTGAACTTTTCATGCACTTGGAGCGTGAGGGCATATTTTTAGAGGATACAACTTG TTTTTATCTGTCGGAAATCATACTGGCACTGGAACATTTGCATAGCTTAGGCATCATATATAGGGATCTTAAACCGGAGAATGTGCTGTTGGACGCACAAGGGCATGTGAAACTGACCGATTTCGGTCTATGCAAAGAGCACATACAAGCTGGAATAGTGACGCACACATTTTGCGGAACTatcgaatatat GGCTCCGGAAATATTGACCCGTCGAGGTCACGGAAAAGCAGTCGACTGGTGGAGCTTGGGGGCGTTGATGTTCGACATGTTGACTGGACAG CCGCCGTTCACTGGAGCCAATCGCAAGAAGACGATTGAAAAAATCCTATCGGCGAAGTTAACCTTACCAGTTTACTTGACCGTCGAAGCTCAAGATCTTATAAGGCGTCTGATGAAACGTCAAGTCAAACATAGACTCGGAGGAGGACTAGACGACGCCGAACCCATCCGATCACATCCTTTCTTCAAACAAGTGTGTTGGGAAGACGTCTTCGCCAGGAGGCTTAAACCACCAATCGAACCCAAACTG TCGAGCGAAGACGACGTGTCACAGTTTGATACACGCTTTACTAAACAGACCCCCATCGACTCTCCAGACGAGTCCACTTTGAGCGAAAGCGCCAATTTGGCTTTCCaa GGTTTCACATACGTCGCACCTTCCATCCTGGAGGAGATGGACAAACCGCTCATCATCAGTGCCAAAAACATCCCCCTTCGTCCTTTTGCCCCTCACCTGAGACACGAGCAATTGCACTATTTATCGCCACGTCTACCTACCGCATTCGGCCATCACGTACCTCATATGCCCGTCTCCCATCACCTCGCTCATATTCCTCCTTTGCAACCACAACCGACACAGCCTCACATGATCAACGATGAAATGATGGACATCCAGGGAGGATCTATACTTTA A
- the S6k gene encoding ribosomal protein S6 kinase isoform X2, with the protein MAGVFELDLHDVDHQQCDDSDDDDVIEVDEVDFESEYVNTFADLEGSETIQLSDVNQGPTILGPTDFELRKVLGKGGYGKVFQVRKTSGNDHGAHFAMKVLRKASIVRNQKDTAHTRAERNILEAVKHPFIVELVYAFQTEGKLYLILEYLSGGELFMHLEREGIFLEDTTCFYLSEIILALEHLHSLGIIYRDLKPENVLLDAQGHVKLTDFGLCKEHIQAGIVTHTFCGTIEYMAPEILTRRGHGKAVDWWSLGALMFDMLTGQPPFTGANRKKTIEKILSAKLTLPVYLTVEAQDLIRRLMKRQVKHRLGGGLDDAEPIRSHPFFKQVCWEDVFARRLKPPIEPKLSSEDDVSQFDTRFTKQTPIDSPDESTLSESANLAFQGFTYVAPSILEEMDKPLIISAKNIPLRPFAPHLRHEQLHYLSPRLPTAFGHHVPHMPVSHHLAHIPPLLCACRRYSTCK; encoded by the exons ATGGCCGGAGTGTTCGAGCTGGACCTTCACGACGTGGACCACCAGCAGTGCGACGACTCGGACGACGATGACGTCATCGAGGTCGACGAG GTTGACTTTGAGTCGGAATATGTCAACACTTTTGCCGA tCTGGAGGGATCGGAGACCATTCAGTTGTCCGATGTTAACCAGGGGCCGACCATTTTGGGGCCGACCGATTTTGAACTGAGGAAAGTCCTCGGCAAGGGTGGTTACGGAAAGGTGTTCCAAGTTAGGAAGACCTCCGGAAACGACCATGGCGCACACTTTGCTATGAAAGTGCTGCGTAAAGCGTCGATAGTTAGGAATCAAAAAGATACTGCACACACTAGAGCGGAAAGAAATATATTAGAAGCTGTTAAG caTCCTTTTATAGTAGAATTAGTATATGCTTTCCAAACTGAGGGAAAACTTTACCTAATATTAGAATATTTAAGCGGTGGTGAACTTTTCATGCACTTGGAGCGTGAGGGCATATTTTTAGAGGATACAACTTG TTTTTATCTGTCGGAAATCATACTGGCACTGGAACATTTGCATAGCTTAGGCATCATATATAGGGATCTTAAACCGGAGAATGTGCTGTTGGACGCACAAGGGCATGTGAAACTGACCGATTTCGGTCTATGCAAAGAGCACATACAAGCTGGAATAGTGACGCACACATTTTGCGGAACTatcgaatatat GGCTCCGGAAATATTGACCCGTCGAGGTCACGGAAAAGCAGTCGACTGGTGGAGCTTGGGGGCGTTGATGTTCGACATGTTGACTGGACAG CCGCCGTTCACTGGAGCCAATCGCAAGAAGACGATTGAAAAAATCCTATCGGCGAAGTTAACCTTACCAGTTTACTTGACCGTCGAAGCTCAAGATCTTATAAGGCGTCTGATGAAACGTCAAGTCAAACATAGACTCGGAGGAGGACTAGACGACGCCGAACCCATCCGATCACATCCTTTCTTCAAACAAGTGTGTTGGGAAGACGTCTTCGCCAGGAGGCTTAAACCACCAATCGAACCCAAACTG TCGAGCGAAGACGACGTGTCACAGTTTGATACACGCTTTACTAAACAGACCCCCATCGACTCTCCAGACGAGTCCACTTTGAGCGAAAGCGCCAATTTGGCTTTCCaa GGTTTCACATACGTCGCACCTTCCATCCTGGAGGAGATGGACAAACCGCTCATCATCAGTGCCAAAAACATCCCCCTTCGTCCTTTTGCCCCTCACCTGAGACACGAGCAATTGCACTATTTATCGCCACGTCTACCTACCGCATTCGGCCATCACGTACCTCATATGCCCGTCTCCCATCACCTCGCTCATATTCCTCCTTT gctttgcgcctgtcgtagatatagtacctgcaaatag
- the S6k gene encoding ribosomal protein S6 kinase isoform X3: protein MAGVFELDLHDVDHQQCDDSDDDDVIEVDEVDFESEYVNTFADLEGSETIQLSDVNQGPTILGPTDFELRKVLGKGGYGKVFQVRKTSGNDHGAHFAMKVLRKASIVRNQKDTAHTRAERNILEAVKHPFIVELVYAFQTEGKLYLILEYLSGGELFMHLEREGIFLEDTTCFYLSEIILALEHLHSLGIIYRDLKPENVLLDAQGHVKLTDFGLCKEHIQAGIVTHTFCGTIEYMAPEILTRRGHGKAVDWWSLGALMFDMLTGQPPFTGANRKKTIEKILSAKLTLPVYLTVEAQDLIRRLMKRQVKHRLGGGLDDAEPIRSHPFFKQVCWEDVFARRLKPPIEPKLSSEDDVSQFDTRFTKQTPIDSPDESTLSESANLAFQGFTYVAPSILEEMDKPLIISAKNIPLRPFAPHLRHEQLHYLSPRLPTAFGHHVPHMPVSHHLAHIPPFTCK, encoded by the exons ATGGCCGGAGTGTTCGAGCTGGACCTTCACGACGTGGACCACCAGCAGTGCGACGACTCGGACGACGATGACGTCATCGAGGTCGACGAG GTTGACTTTGAGTCGGAATATGTCAACACTTTTGCCGA tCTGGAGGGATCGGAGACCATTCAGTTGTCCGATGTTAACCAGGGGCCGACCATTTTGGGGCCGACCGATTTTGAACTGAGGAAAGTCCTCGGCAAGGGTGGTTACGGAAAGGTGTTCCAAGTTAGGAAGACCTCCGGAAACGACCATGGCGCACACTTTGCTATGAAAGTGCTGCGTAAAGCGTCGATAGTTAGGAATCAAAAAGATACTGCACACACTAGAGCGGAAAGAAATATATTAGAAGCTGTTAAG caTCCTTTTATAGTAGAATTAGTATATGCTTTCCAAACTGAGGGAAAACTTTACCTAATATTAGAATATTTAAGCGGTGGTGAACTTTTCATGCACTTGGAGCGTGAGGGCATATTTTTAGAGGATACAACTTG TTTTTATCTGTCGGAAATCATACTGGCACTGGAACATTTGCATAGCTTAGGCATCATATATAGGGATCTTAAACCGGAGAATGTGCTGTTGGACGCACAAGGGCATGTGAAACTGACCGATTTCGGTCTATGCAAAGAGCACATACAAGCTGGAATAGTGACGCACACATTTTGCGGAACTatcgaatatat GGCTCCGGAAATATTGACCCGTCGAGGTCACGGAAAAGCAGTCGACTGGTGGAGCTTGGGGGCGTTGATGTTCGACATGTTGACTGGACAG CCGCCGTTCACTGGAGCCAATCGCAAGAAGACGATTGAAAAAATCCTATCGGCGAAGTTAACCTTACCAGTTTACTTGACCGTCGAAGCTCAAGATCTTATAAGGCGTCTGATGAAACGTCAAGTCAAACATAGACTCGGAGGAGGACTAGACGACGCCGAACCCATCCGATCACATCCTTTCTTCAAACAAGTGTGTTGGGAAGACGTCTTCGCCAGGAGGCTTAAACCACCAATCGAACCCAAACTG TCGAGCGAAGACGACGTGTCACAGTTTGATACACGCTTTACTAAACAGACCCCCATCGACTCTCCAGACGAGTCCACTTTGAGCGAAAGCGCCAATTTGGCTTTCCaa GGTTTCACATACGTCGCACCTTCCATCCTGGAGGAGATGGACAAACCGCTCATCATCAGTGCCAAAAACATCCCCCTTCGTCCTTTTGCCCCTCACCTGAGACACGAGCAATTGCACTATTTATCGCCACGTCTACCTACCGCATTCGGCCATCACGTACCTCATATGCCCGTCTCCCATCACCTCGCTCATATTCCTCCTTT tacctgcaaatag